The following DNA comes from Kluyveromyces lactis strain NRRL Y-1140 chromosome E complete sequence.
ACTACGGGTCATTCACCTGCTAATGATCTTTCTTCAAGCAAACAACATGTTGTTGCAACGACTAATGCAATGCCGTTGTTGCCATCTCCTCACGCTAATATCGACGAGTTTGTCTTGGGTGATGTCCACAtttctattgaaaaagcCACTGAGTTACACAACATTTTTGTCGCCAGATTTTTACCATACTTTCCCATAATGCAATCAAATTCGGCAACTGAGCTATATTCTCAGTCGCAGCTTCTATTCTGGACGGTGATATTAACAGCCTCATTATCAGACCCTGAACCAACGTTGTACAATAAACTTTCTTCACTAATAAAACAACTCGCCATTGAGACTTGCTGGATCAGAACGCCAAGATCAACTCACATCTCACAAGCATTGTTAATACTCTGTAACTGGCCTTTACCAAACCAAAAGGTTTTGGATGATTGCTCATACAGATTCGTTGGGTTAGCAAAATCTCTATCATTTCAATTGGGCTTACACCGTGGTAAGTTCATGACAGAGTTTACCAGAACTCAAACATCATTGCCCGAGGCCGAAAAGTGGAGAACAAGAACATGGTTAGGTATATTTTTCGCTGAACAATTGTGGGCCAGTATATTAGGTCTACCACCGACCTCACAGACCGACTACTTGATTGAGAAGGCAAGACTAGGTGATGACGGTGAGCTACCGCCGATTTTAAGAAAGCTAATCTGTCTAGCTAACTTTCAAGGTAAACTCTGCAATGTAATGGGTACAAGTGTTGTTTCTCCTGATGGCTTGATGGATGCCAGGGAGCGTGCCGGTTCTCTAGCTATCTTGGAAAGAGAGTTAGAAAGACTTGACGTAAAATTGAAGTTCCAAGAGGACGCTGCCGTCGAAATTTACTTTTTATACATCAAGTTAATGATCTGCTGCTTTGCTTTCCTCCCAGAGACTCCAACTGAAGATCAGACGAAGTATGTCACAGAAGCATATTTATGTGCAACCAAGATAATCACCTTATTGACGAAGTTACTTGAAACTCAGCAACTAATCGAGCTTCCAATTTATATCAGACACAGTGCAACTTATTCTGCTCTCATATTATTCAAACTATATCTAACTCCACTTCTCTTGGACAAGTATGTGGATTCCGCCCGTCAATCTATTGTCACGGTGCACAGGTTATACAGGAATCAACTGACGGCTTGGGCCGCCAGTGTTGAGAATGACATCTCTCGTACTGCTAGTGTTTTGGAAAAACTCAACTTTGTTTTAGTCACTCATCCGGAAGTATTCATAGAAGAGGAGGGTataatttcaagaatgagATCACATTTGACAGGTACTTTATTCTATGATTTGGTTTGGTGCGTTCATGAGGCCAGAAGAAGACAGATGGATCCAAACTATGATGCTGAAGCTGCTAAGCggaacaaagaaaaatggttCAAGAACAGAAGAAAGTTATATCCATTGCCATTTTATAATCAAATTTCTAAAGAGGACTTTGAGACTATTACTCAAACTACGCCCGGTGGGACTACTGTTACAACATTGGTTCCAACTAAGAGTGCTATCAAGCAAGCTAAGCAGCTAGCACAATCACAAGGAGACCAAAATGGCCCAGTCACTCATATTAATGGTATTCCGTTATCTATGCTTGACGAGACCGGTAGTGTCAACATTGAAGGATTATTGGCCAATGCAAACCTCAACCTTTCAAATGAACACAGTACTGTATTggcttcttcttcttctactgCTACTAGGTTAAATGCAGATAACCCAACAACTGATACCAACAAGTTCAATGTTCAAACCGTGTTCACTcataatatcaaaaaatcttcaaaaagcAGCGATACACCTACGAACAAACctaaattcaattcaacttCTAGCATTCCCACAGCTACACCAACTTCTGAGCAACGTGCAGCTCATAATACCAAAACTTCTGCAAGCATTTTGACTGGTGATCCAAACTCTCTTTTCTCTATGAACAATTCATTGCAAGCGAACATCCAACTCAACAAGACGCTTTCGGCTGATTCTAATGGAACTTCCAATAACAATATTCCTAATTCTACGGCACCCTTGAATACACCAGATACTAATAGTTTTAATAGTTTGACCAGATCCCCTGATGCCCCATCTTACGGAAACATGAACGTATTTTACAATGCTGCAAACCAGGGTACCAATATGAATACCTTATATTCACAATCGGTACCCAATGCACCTCAGGGTATATCAGCTCCGCTATCAGCTCAACCGGTCAATGTCACAAATATACCTAACGGGAACGTCAACTCGGAACTTGATGACTTTTTCCTACGACAGAGCGCCGGTTGGATCGAAGGAAACTCTAGtaatgatgatttcttggGATGGTTTGATATGAACATGGCTCCCGAATTTTAACAATATTCTACCTCACTTCCgaccttcttttctcttcaatttcaatttaatTTTTTCCCCCGTAACGAACCCACACCTAATGAACTAACACTTCCTatcatttgttttattacattattatcattttattttattattatattttatttttttttttttttgaccATGGGGCTTATCTTCTCCTCTGACTTTCCTTTAACGACATGACCCTGTTCTGTGATGACATATttattgtttgttttgtaGTACATACTCTATTCTTAATAAAAACTTAATTAATCTACAATTCCAATCCTTCTATCTCAAGCACTTTATTTGAATTAAATAATTACAGAgtaatatttgatattcatAAGTGAAATCTCACATCAAATTCATATAATTGCTTACCAGTGAAAACATTGAAGTCAAACAGCGTTAGATCCCAAATTTTTCCATTCTACAACAAAAATAAGCCATCTTAGTATAGGGGTTATTACACATCGTTGTGGCCGATGAAACCCAGGTTCGATTCCTGGAGGTGGCATTATTTTTTCtatcaacaagaaaaagCTGGCTCATCTCTGCAGATGATTAAAGatcaaatgatgaaatacAGTGCATTCTTCGGAGCTTCTTGATGACATATTAGGAATAACCTATGGAAACAAGCTATTATAGATAATCAACGAACGTTCCCTAATTGTGTAATAAGTAATTCAAGTTATTGACTCTGCCAGTACCTCTGTCTCTTTCTCTATGATTCAATGGATATACGGctctttttgttcaacaatttACTATGCTCTTTGGAGATGtggtgaaaaaaaaaaaaggaagcCCCACTTAGAGGAAACTTTAAATATCTACGAATTCTTAGAgaatcaacttcttcacGTAACTGCTCATTTAAGAATACATACGTGCCAAGTGAATCATTAAGTtatcttgaacttttctGTATTAATGCGGAATTGAGGCTCTAGAGGTTGTCTTATATAGGAAGCTGTTATATGATTCTGCTActcttttctctctttcaTTCATTTACTATCAAATATTAATCCACTCCGTTAGACACTTTTCGATTTGGTTGCAAACTGGAAGAACCATTATAAACGTACCAAAGGATCtatttttttggttgaaaaaCAGTTAAAGGCAGCTTGTGAAGGAAAATATACAATCCGAGCTTTTTCCCCCCTACTTATTTGAATAAGTCCTTTGTCTTTGTGAATTTAAGTACGAGATGTCGTCCCTTAAGAAATGGTTGGgatttcaacaaagttCGACTCGGAAGACAAGTTCGAGCGATAAACGCAGCTCTAGCAGTTCTAGTGCCGAGCTGGCAACTGCTACGCCTCCTATTATAATTGAGCCAACTCGTAACCATAATGGGTCCAGTCTGGTTCACAATGACGATTCAGAACGAAATACGGAACCCATTGCTATCACCAATGGGAGTCACGATAGCACAAGTGATATCAGTCACGACCCCTTACACACGGAAGTATTTGAATACATGCCATCTTATACTATACCGAATACCATTACTGCCGACCTACCCTTCGGGAGTGGATCGACCAAGGTCTTTGGATATGAGAACTTCGGAAACACTTGCTATTGCAATTCGGTTCTTCAATGTCTCTACAATCTAACCGAGTTTAGGACAGAAATTCTTAAGTATCCTTCGAGAGATGGATTACTCAGAAGGAGACGGAAATCAAGCGTTGTTGGCGTGAAGCCTAGAGTTTTCACCGAGGCAAGTTTCACGTCACAGCCTCAACCCGCACAGCATACTAATAAGCACGTCAATGGCAGTGGTTGTAGCCCAGGTGGTCACAACCCCGCCGCCAACACGGATGGGATTTCTAGTGCAGAGAATAGTAGACGTGGCTCCCTGAAATTTTTTAAAAATTCATCGGATGCAAATACTAATAACGCGTTACCTCCCAGTTCTCCAGGATCTTCGCAGGCAAAGCCACCACCTCGGCCGGTACACACAGTTGTGATGCCCTCTGACCCAATTTCCGAAAAATTGCATGAAAATTATACCAAGATTATAGTCGGAAGAACTCAGGGTACATCATTCCAATCGGGGAATCCGGAAGTGCAATGCAGCGCAAATTCTTTGCCACCATCAAgttcgtcttcatcttctccCAATGCACTGGCCGTGCCTCAGCCGGTACCACATTCAAATTCACACTTAAAAGCACCCTCCATTgaacaaaggaaaaaggCGGCGCTAGTCAACGGACCGGTTGTAAACGTCGATACCAGCTTAGCGGATTATCTGCCGAAAGGTACAAAACCTACATTGTATTCGGGTCTAAAAGATATTTTCGAATGTATTGCTGAAAATGAATCAGCAATAGGTGTTGTATCTCCTTCGAACTTTGTCaatatattgaaacaagagAATATCTTGTTTAGTTCTTCGATGCATCAGGACGCACATGAATTTTTAAATTATTTATTGAACGAATTAAGTGATACTTTAAAAAGAGATATGGAACTGGATACTGATAAACTTGAATCAAAACCGACATTTATCGAGGATCTGTTCAAAGGGTCATTATGCAATAGTACTAAATGTTTTACTTGCGATACTATCACTGCAAGAGATGAACCATTTTTAGATTTTCCTATTGAGATTCAGGAAGAcgaagaaatcaaaattcAAGACATTTTAAACAACTACAAACATCGCGAGTTATTAACTGGTGCCAATAAATTTTACTGCGATAAATGTTGTGGCTTACAAGAAGCTGAGCGTACTGTGGGATTGAAGTCTTTACCAAAAACTTTGGCTATTCATTTGAAAAGGTTCAAATATTCAGAAGCACGAAATTGTAATGccaaacttttcaacagaATTCACTATCCACTGGATCTCAGAGTATGTTCAAGCTTTGATAGCGCCGTATGTAAAGATTACGAACTCAACGGAATAGTCATCCACATGGGAGGAGGCCCTCACCATGGGCATTATGTTGCTATTTGCAAAAATGATCTATTCGGTTGGTTGTTGTTTGATGATGAGACTGTAGAGTCCATCAACGAGGAAACAGTTTTAAAATTCATTGGTGACGCTAACGAACTCACTACGGCATATGTCCTAATCTATAAGGAATCTTCAGTCTCTAGCATAGATTCCTCGagctttgaaaagaacattgaGCAATTGttaaaagaagatgaaatgtatagaagaagatattcCATTGCCACCAATGAAAGTGTTTTAGAAGGCGTTCCTGAAGAAGGGAACAATGAGGATTCCAGGCGTCACAAAACAAAATCTAaacttttcagtttcaaacGGAACGCCAAAGCATAAGCTTTAAACCTAAAAGGTAACCTTCACTCAAGATACTATAGACTAAGAAATCTTCGAGCATTTCAGTTTCATATAACAAAAATCTAGTAGTCAAGTCAGTGGCTTTTGATAGAAACTTCCTAGATACCATCGAATACTTTATATAAGCTTTTTAATACCCAATAATTATGATTACTGTATTGGTGGTACATATTAGTACATATTACATTTAATGTTTCATATTTTGTTAAATTAACAACGATTGTACTGCTGTGGAAGGGATGGTGAGGTTCAGTGATGACCTCTCACTATATAGCCGCATGTGTAAATAGATATGACACACTTTCCCCATTATGCAATCTTCTGATCGCCTCCGCTAGGGTAGGGCTGATATCAATTTGGTCCAGAATATTAACGTCCAAGTCGACAGGAACTGTATTAGTGCACACGATCCTTGATAGTTTActattcttcaatttctgtTCTGCAGATCCAGAGAAGATACCATGAGTGACAATGGCCAATACCTCCTTAGCACCATGCTCTAATAGTGTATCTGACGCCTTAACCAAGGTACCACATGTATCAGCCATGTCATCGATCAATAGACATGACTTCCCTGTAACATCACCCACAAGCACCATACGAGAAACCTCGTTAGCCTTTTGTCTTTCCTTATGGATTAACGCGAAGTTCAAATCTAGCTTATCTGCCAGAGAAGCAACTCTCTTAGCACCGCCGGCATCAGGCGATACAAGGATCGCATTACCGATGTCAGTTTTATGTTGAATATATTTTAGAACACTTGGTTCGGCGTAAAGATTATCCACAGGAATATGGAAGAAACCTTGAATTTGAGAAGCATGTAGGTCCATAGTGATGACGTGATCACATCCAGCAGTTTCCAACATCTGTGCTACTAATTTCGCTGTGATTGGAGCACGAGATTTATCCTTTTTATCCTGTCTTGCATATGGAAAATTCGGAATCACGGCAGTGATTCTTCTAGCAGAAGCTGTTCTGCATGCATGAATTATAATCAATAATTCCATCAAGAAATCGTTAATCTCTTGCTCCCCTGTACCAGTTTGAATAATGTACACGTCCTCATCACGTATACTCTCCCCGATAGTGACAGAAGTTTCCTGATTAGAGTACTGGTAAACTCCGATGTTGGACAAGCGCAACCCAAGGGTTCTAGCAATATTCTGAGCTAGCTCGGGATGAGAGTTACCAGCCAATAATTTGATGCTATTGGTACTCATTCTTTTACTCGTTTCCATACAGTATGTATATGGTAGATATTACGTTCCAAAAAACCGAAACCAGAGCACCAGATGCAACCAAATATGGAAATTGGATATGGCAACAGCAACTGTCTAAACGATATAGTTGATTATTTCGGACTTTGGTCCTTATCTACAAGTTAATTACTTTCTTGATGTGATTTTCGACtcattcaaatttgtaTCTTTTCATGATAAAAAACTCTGTTTAAAGCTTTTCATTCTTCCATTAGATATTCCGTACATAATACTATAAGGTGACATGACATAATGATATTTGGCAGAAACAAAGACTAGACAGCAGTAGTTGGCAGCAAATACTGTCATTTCAGCGAACATAGTAAATTAGGTCGTAATACTTTCAGCTGTTAGGCTTTTCCTCGTGGTGAGTACCCCAGATTTTCCCCTTTTTATAGAGAATCCACTGACATTTGAATCGAATTTTTTATGTATTTAAGAAACTTTTATTTAACTTTAAGGTTTTTTGTATCTTCTGCCAAAATGAGAGAAAGAATGCTTTTGTATTGCAATGTTGAAGGATCTAGGAAGGTCAAGAACAGTATATTGTCCGCTGCGAAAGACTTAC
Coding sequences within:
- a CDS encoding ubiquitin-specific protease UBP13 (similar to uniprot|P39967 Saccharomyces cerevisiae YER098W UBP9 Ubiquitin-specific protease that cleaves ubiquitin-protein fusions) produces the protein MSSLKKWLGFQQSSTRKTSSSDKRSSSSSSAELATATPPIIIEPTRNHNGSSLVHNDDSERNTEPIAITNGSHDSTSDISHDPLHTEVFEYMPSYTIPNTITADLPFGSGSTKVFGYENFGNTCYCNSVLQCLYNLTEFRTEILKYPSRDGLLRRRRKSSVVGVKPRVFTEASFTSQPQPAQHTNKHVNGSGCSPGGHNPAANTDGISSAENSRRGSLKFFKNSSDANTNNALPPSSPGSSQAKPPPRPVHTVVMPSDPISEKLHENYTKIIVGRTQGTSFQSGNPEVQCSANSLPPSSSSSSSPNALAVPQPVPHSNSHLKAPSIEQRKKAALVNGPVVNVDTSLADYLPKGTKPTLYSGLKDIFECIAENESAIGVVSPSNFVNILKQENILFSSSMHQDAHEFLNYLLNELSDTLKRDMELDTDKLESKPTFIEDLFKGSLCNSTKCFTCDTITARDEPFLDFPIEIQEDEEIKIQDILNNYKHRELLTGANKFYCDKCCGLQEAERTVGLKSLPKTLAIHLKRFKYSEARNCNAKLFNRIHYPLDLRVCSSFDSAVCKDYELNGIVIHMGGGPHHGHYVAICKNDLFGWLLFDDETVESINEETVLKFIGDANELTTAYVLIYKESSVSSIDSSSFEKNIEQLLKEDEMYRRRYSIATNESVLEGVPEEGNNEDSRRHKTKSKLFSFKRNAKA
- a CDS encoding ribose-phosphate diphosphokinase (highly similar to uniprot|P38620 Saccharomyces cerevisiae YER099C PRS2 5-phospho-ribosyl-1(alpha)-pyrophosphate synthetase involved in nucleotide histidine and tryptophan biosynthesis one of a five related enzymes which are active as heteromultimeric complexes), with protein sequence METSKRMSTNSIKLLAGNSHPELAQNIARTLGLRLSNIGVYQYSNQETSVTIGESIRDEDVYIIQTGTGEQEINDFLMELLIIIHACRTASARRITAVIPNFPYARQDKKDKSRAPITAKLVAQMLETAGCDHVITMDLHASQIQGFFHIPVDNLYAEPSVLKYIQHKTDIGNAILVSPDAGGAKRVASLADKLDLNFALIHKERQKANEVSRMVLVGDVTGKSCLLIDDMADTCGTLVKASDTLLEHGAKEVLAIVTHGIFSGSAEQKLKNSKLSRIVCTNTVPVDLDVNILDQIDISPTLAEAIRRLHNGESVSYLFTHAAI
- the SEF1 gene encoding Sef1p (uniprot|P87164 Kluyveromyces lactis SEF1 Suppressor protein SEF1) yields the protein MGDPVSSKRKSSVSDAVSTSKRQHQQVKVEDVNVPLSSREHSPGPQLHTQQSYYGNGTDGASESALTQSRNNNGATSVVAISDATQNGEDSSNISNNSNAVSKGKAVVNAGHRPVTSCTHCRQHKIKCNASEKFPAPCSRCERMGLHCEIDPQFRPKKGSQLQSLRNDVDELKVKIEYLTRNESLIAKALKQSNIGQNLLQAIKSVDFSYRVAGPTQGQVAKNKISVQTYLTNEPQLLQDSQTTTTNPTTSSNSKVVTPTGSDHSPASHNGGSLSSGKPQLLNDSVPANTKDRLPPVLQIALKRLSQQISSSSPQNSSPTTTGHSPANDLSSSKQHVVATTNAMPLLPSPHANIDEFVLGDVHISIEKATELHNIFVARFLPYFPIMQSNSATELYSQSQLLFWTVILTASLSDPEPTLYNKLSSLIKQLAIETCWIRTPRSTHISQALLILCNWPLPNQKVLDDCSYRFVGLAKSLSFQLGLHRGKFMTEFTRTQTSLPEAEKWRTRTWLGIFFAEQLWASILGLPPTSQTDYLIEKARLGDDGELPPILRKLICLANFQGKLCNVMGTSVVSPDGLMDARERAGSLAILERELERLDVKLKFQEDAAVEIYFLYIKLMICCFAFLPETPTEDQTKYVTEAYLCATKIITLLTKLLETQQLIELPIYIRHSATYSALILFKLYLTPLLLDKYVDSARQSIVTVHRLYRNQLTAWAASVENDISRTASVLEKLNFVLVTHPEVFIEEEGIISRMRSHLTGTLFYDLVWCVHEARRRQMDPNYDAEAAKRNKEKWFKNRRKLYPLPFYNQISKEDFETITQTTPGGTTVTTLVPTKSAIKQAKQLAQSQGDQNGPVTHINGIPLSMLDETGSVNIEGLLANANLNLSNEHSTVLASSSSTATRLNADNPTTDTNKFNVQTVFTHNIKKSSKSSDTPTNKPKFNSTSSIPTATPTSEQRAAHNTKTSASILTGDPNSLFSMNNSLQANIQLNKTLSADSNGTSNNNIPNSTAPLNTPDTNSFNSLTRSPDAPSYGNMNVFYNAANQGTNMNTLYSQSVPNAPQGISAPLSAQPVNVTNIPNGNVNSELDDFFLRQSAGWIEGNSSNDDFLGWFDMNMAPEF